In Deinobacterium chartae, the genomic stretch CAAAGGGTACAGCGTCCGGGTGAACGGCGCGGCCGCCACCCTAACCGCAGATGGCCGGGTCAGCTACAACTACGTCCTCAGGCGCGGTACCAACTACGTGGACTTCGAGCTGTGGCAGGCGGGCGCTGTGGTCGCGCGCCGCAGCGTGGTCGTGTACCACAAGCCGCAGGCCGCCAAACAGGTGCTGCTGTGGATCGAGCAGGGCAATCTCCGCCGCTTCCAGGACGCCGCCAGCATCCGCCGCATGCTGCTCGAGGCGCAGGGTGCCGGGGTCACCGGAATCGCCATCGACGTCAAGGGCTACGAGGGCTACGCCTCGTACCAGCGCACCACCCGCACCGGTCGCCCGTACGTGAGCGCCATCCGCAACCCGACCAAGGCCGGAGCGAACCCGAACCTGGATTTCCTCGGGGTCCTGGTTGCCGAGGCGCGCCAGTTGGGCCTCACCGTCCACGCCTCCATGAACGTGTTCGGCGAGGGCAGCATGAACGAAGCGCCCATCCTCGAGGCGCACCCGGACTGGGAAGAGCAGGTGCTGCGCGCCGAGGACCGCAACCGCATCCTGCCCATCCGCCAGAGCGCGGCTCCGGGCAAGATCGTGGCCTTCGTGAACCCCCAGCATCCGGGCGCGCGCGCCTTCCAGCTCGACACCGCGCGCGAGATCCTCGAGAACTACGACGTAGACGGCATCGTACTCGACCGCGCCCGCTACGACGGAGCGTTCGCCGACTTCTCCGACGAGAGCCGCCGCGGTTTCGAGGCGTACCTCGCGCGCATCGGCAAGCGGCTTGACCGCTGGCCGGGCGACGTCTACAGCTTCTCGTACGACGCGCAGGGGGCTGCGACCCGGGTCGAGGGACCGCTGTTCCTGGACTGGTGGGCCTACCGTTCGGGCGTGATCCGCGACTTCGTCAAAGACGTGCGCGCGCTGGTGAACGACGTGAACCGCCGTTACGGGCGGCAGGTGCAGCTCAGCCAGTACGTGGGCTCGTGGTACGAGACGCTGTTCGAAAACGGCCTGAACTGGGCCTCGCTCGACTGGAAGTACGACCCGCGCCTGGCTTTTCCCGAGAGCCGCATCTACGGAGACGCCTACGCCCAGACCTCGTACCTCGACCAGCTCGACTTCATCATGATCGGCTCGTACCAAGACACCCTCGAGGGCGTCGAGCGCGCGGTGACGCTGGGCAACATCCTCACCGGCGGCCGAGTGCCGCTGTACGCCTCGCTCGCGCTCAACAACGTACAAGAACCGCGGCTGCAGCGACAGGTGGCCCAGTCGGCCCTGCGCTACGCCGACGGCCTGATGCTCTTCGAGTACTCGCTGGCGAACTTCCCGATCATCGCGGCCTCGGTTCGAGATCGCGAGTACGTGCGCGACGAACTGGTCGGAGTCTCCAACCCCAAGGAGCCCGAGAACCCGCTGAGCGCTGATTTCGTAAACACCAACCGCAACGAGGAGAACACCAACGTGTTCACCTCGAGTTTCGGGCCGACCACCGGAACCTCCACCTTTGGGGTAGAGGTGGTGGTGGGCGCGGACGGACGGGTGACGGCGGTCAAGAACGGCGCGCAGGCCCGCGAGTGGAACTTCGCGCAGCCCGAGGACAACAATTCGGCCATCCCGCAGGGCGGCTTCGTGGTCTCCGCACTCGACCGCTCGGGCGTGCGGGTTCGCCGCCAGCAGCTCGCGAACCTGTTCGCTCCCGGTGACGAGGTCCGCGCGGC encodes the following:
- a CDS encoding family 10 glycosylhydrolase; the encoded protein is MLHIWLRRAAALVALVALPLAGAQSAPRLPVDTVRNVVELEAAPRDISLTTQGPRQRITFVDESVLDDPQLTSSKYLALFSSAYGDTVTVPPRYVAAQVDASGRVTRMVNPSVDGKVPAWEAQPIPLPIPDGGYVVIAFDTSYANEYYKRFLATALRVGDTVRLRLNGEVSELPELIGDGPRPGLRLTTSAMFTTADKLVKLGARVLNYSPDKGYSVRVNGAAATLTADGRVSYNYVLRRGTNYVDFELWQAGAVVARRSVVVYHKPQAAKQVLLWIEQGNLRRFQDAASIRRMLLEAQGAGVTGIAIDVKGYEGYASYQRTTRTGRPYVSAIRNPTKAGANPNLDFLGVLVAEARQLGLTVHASMNVFGEGSMNEAPILEAHPDWEEQVLRAEDRNRILPIRQSAAPGKIVAFVNPQHPGARAFQLDTAREILENYDVDGIVLDRARYDGAFADFSDESRRGFEAYLARIGKRLDRWPGDVYSFSYDAQGAATRVEGPLFLDWWAYRSGVIRDFVKDVRALVNDVNRRYGRQVQLSQYVGSWYETLFENGLNWASLDWKYDPRLAFPESRIYGDAYAQTSYLDQLDFIMIGSYQDTLEGVERAVTLGNILTGGRVPLYASLALNNVQEPRLQRQVAQSALRYADGLMLFEYSLANFPIIAASVRDREYVRDELVGVSNPKEPENPLSADFVNTNRNEENTNVFTSSFGPTTGTSTFGVEVVVGADGRVTAVKNGAQAREWNFAQPEDNNSAIPQGGFVVSALDRSGVRVRRQQLANLFAPGDEVRAARLIGLLALEAAPIPQARIELQGRLETLGPGSRLELRLNGTVVPLQVGGAFSVPLELHPGANALKVEAWVDGKKVIGRTLTLTRQ